From a region of the Salmo trutta chromosome 10, fSalTru1.1, whole genome shotgun sequence genome:
- the LOC115200852 gene encoding tudor and KH domain-containing protein-like isoform X2 yields MSRFYSKGTRQEQPVEIFMVGDIVAALYRDYSTWNRARVLRVMCSGLVDLDYVDFGDSIEQPRDSLRSMRSDFLSLPFQAIECSLSGVNPAGRLWI; encoded by the exons ATGAGCCGCTTCTACAGCAAAGGAACCCGGCAG GAGCAGCCAGTGGAGATCTTCATGGTGGGGGACATTGTGGCTGCTCTGTACCGGGACTATAGCACCTGGAACAGGGCGAGGGTCCTACGGGTGATGTGCTCTGGTTTGGTGGACCTCGACTATGTCGACTTTGGAGACAGTATAGAACAACCCAGGGACAGTCTACGAAGTATGAG GAGTGACTTCCTCAGCCTACCATTCCAGGCCATCGAGTGCAGCTTATCTGGAGTCAACCCAGCAGGCAG actgTGGATCTAG
- the LOC115200852 gene encoding tudor and KH domain-containing protein-like isoform X3, which yields MVGDIVAALYRDYSTWNRARVLRVMCSGLVDLDYVDFGDSIEQPRDSLRSMRSDFLSLPFQAIECSLSGVNPAGRCGEKSWMTLTA from the exons ATGGTGGGGGACATTGTGGCTGCTCTGTACCGGGACTATAGCACCTGGAACAGGGCGAGGGTCCTACGGGTGATGTGCTCTGGTTTGGTGGACCTCGACTATGTCGACTTTGGAGACAGTATAGAACAACCCAGGGACAGTCTACGAAGTATGAG GAGTGACTTCCTCAGCCTACCATTCCAGGCCATCGAGTGCAGCTTATCTGGAGTCAACCCAGCAGGCAGGTGTGGAGAGAAGTCCTGGATGACTTTGACCGCCTGA
- the LOC115200852 gene encoding tudor and KH domain-containing protein-like isoform X1: MSRFYSKGTRQEQPVEIFMVGDIVAALYRDYSTWNRARVLRVMCSGLVDLDYVDFGDSIEQPRDSLRSMRSDFLSLPFQAIECSLSGVNPAGRCGEKSWMTLTA, encoded by the exons ATGAGCCGCTTCTACAGCAAAGGAACCCGGCAG GAGCAGCCAGTGGAGATCTTCATGGTGGGGGACATTGTGGCTGCTCTGTACCGGGACTATAGCACCTGGAACAGGGCGAGGGTCCTACGGGTGATGTGCTCTGGTTTGGTGGACCTCGACTATGTCGACTTTGGAGACAGTATAGAACAACCCAGGGACAGTCTACGAAGTATGAG GAGTGACTTCCTCAGCCTACCATTCCAGGCCATCGAGTGCAGCTTATCTGGAGTCAACCCAGCAGGCAGGTGTGGAGAGAAGTCCTGGATGACTTTGACCGCCTGA
- the LOC115201231 gene encoding protein mono-ADP-ribosyltransferase PARP9 isoform X2: MAKSENFPLEEEMVSILGQCGSALTYALQSKFGCTAVLHGVDAASAGQSKKPEIRFCTLLSKGLKVSVWRDDLTTHCGVDAVVNAANEYLKHGAGLAKALSDAGGPDIQRESDQYIKANGRLLTGDAIVAPPGYLPCRKIIHVVGPSLPYNPQKYDVDIATPKLEKAVRNILEEIKKHHLKSVAIPAISSGLFNFPLPLCADVIVKTLKKYHDHNYSGAPLEVRLVNHDDLSVGEMKRACCEILGSTVSHSQPAAAWGQPPKASYSKVVSHGKGSTSMKVNNVTLNLKNGYIEAQKTSSIVNTISSNLDLSYGAISKAILGKAGKGIQEEISKCYNYNKYGDVIETTGHKLSCSFVYHTICPNKNQASEKILGDVISKCLNMAQKKTLSSISFPAIGTGMLGFNKQEVAQIMVDTAVEFAKQNNGTFMDIYYVIYPTDTETYRAFEDKLKSLQGATQYSSSFNSASAQGFEPTTGYFDSRDPRESAQPYIEFSSAFDETLREARYWYFSVFYPAVKNVFTIRNNFIQHFGQHEFEKLLTFQTKFKVSIEVFFKDGCAGVNIHGASRDVTAAVLEVEAMCCKVQENFAKEEETDMGLRTSTSSPRKPVSESSSDYRQRQRNFSGLKIVRVEKVENSALKQVFELKKKQLAVSTSQRMYQRLPAQFCGLLNRVGFQREFAPPDVQKYGDGIYFSDSVDGAEKQWKGLADEVYLYFVEAQVLTGKSAHGSPGLIVPPEIPSGDPFTLYDSVRGSMGTCVIFNGHQALPEYLIICQKNHAMSSDKN; encoded by the exons ATGGCCAAGTCAGAGAATTTCCCTCTGGAGGAGGAGATGGTGAGCATCCTGGGCCAATGTGGATCAGCTCTGACTTACGCCCTGCAAAGCAAGTTTGGATGCACTGCCGTGCTCCATGGTGTGGATGCTGCCAGTGCAGGACAGTCCAAGAAGCCTGAGATTAGGTTTTGTACCCTGCTGTCCAAGGGCCTCAAGGTGTCTGTATGGAGGGACGACCTTACCACTCACTGTGGCGTAGATGCTGTGGTCAACGCGGCCAATGAGTACCTCAAACATGGGGCAGGTCTCGCCAAGGCGCTTAGCGATGCCGGTGGCCCAGATATCCAGCGAGAGAGTGACCAGTACATAAAGGCCAACGGAAGGTTGTTAACGGGAGATGCCATCGTCGCCCCACCTGGATACCTTCCATGCAGGAAGATCATTCATGTCGTTGGTCCAAGCCTACCATACAACCCCCAAAAATATGATGTTGATATTGCCACACCAAAACTTGAAAAGGCTGTTAGAAACATTCTAGAGGAGATAAAGAAACATCATCTGAAGTCTGTTGCCATTCCTGCCATAAGTTCTGGCTTGTTCAACTTTCCCCTGCCACTCTGTGCAGACGTCATTGTTAAAACCCTGAAAAAGTACCATGATCACAATTACTCCGGAGCTCCTTTAGAGGTTCGCCTGGTCAATCACGATGACCTATCGGTCGGGGAGATGAAGAGAGCATGCTGTGAAATACTGGGGTCAACGGTTTCACACAGTCAACCAGCGGCAGCTTGGGGGCAGCCACCTAAAGCTTCATACAGTAAAGTTGTAAGTCACGGAAAAGGCTCAACTTCGATGAAAGTCAACAATGTCACTCTGAACCTCAAAAACGGATACATTGAGGCACAAAAG ACAAGCAGCATTGTGAACACAATTTCTTCCAACCTTGATTTGTCATACGGGGCAATATCCAAAGCAATTCTGGGAAAGGCTGGAAAAGGCATACAGGAGGAGATATCGAAATGCTACAACTACAACAAATACGGTGACGTTATTGAGACCACTGGACACAAATTATCATGCAGTTTCGTGTACCACACGATATGTCCTAACAAAAATCAAGCATCTGAAAag ATTCTTGGTGATGTTATCTCAAAGTGTCTGAACATGGCCCAAAAAAAAACGCTGTCATCAATCTCCTTCCCAGCCATTGGTACTGGTATGTTGGGCTTCAACAAGCAAGAGGTTGCCCAGATTATGGTGGACACAGCAGTGGAATTTGCCAAGCAAAACAATGGAACGTTCATGGATATCTATTATGTTATATATCCAACGGACACTGAGACATATAGG GCTTTTGAAGACAAACTGAAATCTCTTCAAGGCGCAACACAATATTCTAGCTCCTTCAACAGTGCCTCTGCTCAAG GATTTGAGCCCACAACTGGCTATTTTGACTCCAGAGATCCAAGGGAAAGTGCACAACCATATATCGAGTTCAGCAGTGCCTTTGATGAGACGTTGAGAGAGGCCAGATACTGGTATTTTTCTGTTTTCTACCCTGCCGTCAAGAATGTCTTCACCATTCGCAACAATTTCATCCAGCACTTTGGTCAACATGAGTTTGAAAAGCTGCTGACCTTTCAGACCAAGTTCAAAGTTTCCATTGAGGTGTTCTTTAAAGATGGTTGTGCCGGCGTGAACATCCATGGGGCTTCTAGAGATGTCACAGCTGCTGTATTAGAGGTGGAAGCCATGTGCTGCAAAGTCCAAGAGAATTTCGCAAAAGAAGAGGAGACTGACATGGGCCTGAGAACTTCCACCAGTTCCCCAAGGAAGCCTGTCAGCGAGAGCAGTTCTGACTATAGACAAAGACAGCGGAATTTTTCCGGGCTTAAAATTGTCAGG GTTGAGAAAGTGGAGAACAGTGCCCTGAAGCAGGTCTTCGAGCTTAAAAAGAAGCAGTTGGCGGTGTCTACCTCTCAGCGAATGTACCAGCGCCTGCCAGCACAATTCTGTGGTCTGCTCAACAGGGTGGGCTTCCAGAGGGAGTTTGCACCACCTGACG TGCAAAAGTACGGAGACGGGATCTACTTCAGTGACAGTGTGGATGGGGCAGAGAAGCAGTGGAAAGGCTTGGCAGACGAGGTGTACCTGTACTTCGTTGAGGCGCAAGTGCTGACAGGGAAGTCCGCACATGGCTCACCAGGTCTTATTGTGCCACCGGAGATCCCCAGTGGAGACCCGTTCACTCTGTATGACAGTGTGAGAGGAAGTATGGGCACCTGTGTCATCTTCAATGGTCACCAGGCCCTACCTGAATATCTGATCATCTGCCAAAAAAATCATGCCATGAGTTCTGATAAGAATTAA
- the LOC115201231 gene encoding protein mono-ADP-ribosyltransferase PARP9 isoform X1 gives MAKSENFPLEEEMVSILGQCGSALTYALQSKFGCTAVLHGVDAASAGQSKKPEIRFCTLLSKGLKVSVWRDDLTTHCGVDAVVNAANEYLKHGAGLAKALSDAGGPDIQRESDQYIKANGRLLTGDAIVAPPGYLPCRKIIHVVGPSLPYNPQKYDVDIATPKLEKAVRNILEEIKKHHLKSVAIPAISSGLFNFPLPLCADVIVKTLKKYHDHNYSGAPLEVRLVNHDDLSVGEMKRACCEILGSTVSHSQPAAAWGQPPKASYSKVVSHGKGSTSMKVNNVTLNLKNGYIEAQKTSSIVNTISSNLDLSYGAISKAILGKAGKGIQEEISKCYNYNKYGDVIETTGHKLSCSFVYHTICPNKNQASEKILGDVISKCLNMAQKKTLSSISFPAIGTGMLGFNKQEVAQIMVDTAVEFAKQNNGTFMDIYYVIYPTDTETYRAFEDKLKSLQGATQYSSSFNSASAQGEIPVKRSRSGFEPTTGYFDSRDPRESAQPYIEFSSAFDETLREARYWYFSVFYPAVKNVFTIRNNFIQHFGQHEFEKLLTFQTKFKVSIEVFFKDGCAGVNIHGASRDVTAAVLEVEAMCCKVQENFAKEEETDMGLRTSTSSPRKPVSESSSDYRQRQRNFSGLKIVRVEKVENSALKQVFELKKKQLAVSTSQRMYQRLPAQFCGLLNRVGFQREFAPPDVQKYGDGIYFSDSVDGAEKQWKGLADEVYLYFVEAQVLTGKSAHGSPGLIVPPEIPSGDPFTLYDSVRGSMGTCVIFNGHQALPEYLIICQKNHAMSSDKN, from the exons ATGGCCAAGTCAGAGAATTTCCCTCTGGAGGAGGAGATGGTGAGCATCCTGGGCCAATGTGGATCAGCTCTGACTTACGCCCTGCAAAGCAAGTTTGGATGCACTGCCGTGCTCCATGGTGTGGATGCTGCCAGTGCAGGACAGTCCAAGAAGCCTGAGATTAGGTTTTGTACCCTGCTGTCCAAGGGCCTCAAGGTGTCTGTATGGAGGGACGACCTTACCACTCACTGTGGCGTAGATGCTGTGGTCAACGCGGCCAATGAGTACCTCAAACATGGGGCAGGTCTCGCCAAGGCGCTTAGCGATGCCGGTGGCCCAGATATCCAGCGAGAGAGTGACCAGTACATAAAGGCCAACGGAAGGTTGTTAACGGGAGATGCCATCGTCGCCCCACCTGGATACCTTCCATGCAGGAAGATCATTCATGTCGTTGGTCCAAGCCTACCATACAACCCCCAAAAATATGATGTTGATATTGCCACACCAAAACTTGAAAAGGCTGTTAGAAACATTCTAGAGGAGATAAAGAAACATCATCTGAAGTCTGTTGCCATTCCTGCCATAAGTTCTGGCTTGTTCAACTTTCCCCTGCCACTCTGTGCAGACGTCATTGTTAAAACCCTGAAAAAGTACCATGATCACAATTACTCCGGAGCTCCTTTAGAGGTTCGCCTGGTCAATCACGATGACCTATCGGTCGGGGAGATGAAGAGAGCATGCTGTGAAATACTGGGGTCAACGGTTTCACACAGTCAACCAGCGGCAGCTTGGGGGCAGCCACCTAAAGCTTCATACAGTAAAGTTGTAAGTCACGGAAAAGGCTCAACTTCGATGAAAGTCAACAATGTCACTCTGAACCTCAAAAACGGATACATTGAGGCACAAAAG ACAAGCAGCATTGTGAACACAATTTCTTCCAACCTTGATTTGTCATACGGGGCAATATCCAAAGCAATTCTGGGAAAGGCTGGAAAAGGCATACAGGAGGAGATATCGAAATGCTACAACTACAACAAATACGGTGACGTTATTGAGACCACTGGACACAAATTATCATGCAGTTTCGTGTACCACACGATATGTCCTAACAAAAATCAAGCATCTGAAAag ATTCTTGGTGATGTTATCTCAAAGTGTCTGAACATGGCCCAAAAAAAAACGCTGTCATCAATCTCCTTCCCAGCCATTGGTACTGGTATGTTGGGCTTCAACAAGCAAGAGGTTGCCCAGATTATGGTGGACACAGCAGTGGAATTTGCCAAGCAAAACAATGGAACGTTCATGGATATCTATTATGTTATATATCCAACGGACACTGAGACATATAGG GCTTTTGAAGACAAACTGAAATCTCTTCAAGGCGCAACACAATATTCTAGCTCCTTCAACAGTGCCTCTGCTCAAGGTGAGATCCCAGTCAAAAGAAGTAGAAGTG GATTTGAGCCCACAACTGGCTATTTTGACTCCAGAGATCCAAGGGAAAGTGCACAACCATATATCGAGTTCAGCAGTGCCTTTGATGAGACGTTGAGAGAGGCCAGATACTGGTATTTTTCTGTTTTCTACCCTGCCGTCAAGAATGTCTTCACCATTCGCAACAATTTCATCCAGCACTTTGGTCAACATGAGTTTGAAAAGCTGCTGACCTTTCAGACCAAGTTCAAAGTTTCCATTGAGGTGTTCTTTAAAGATGGTTGTGCCGGCGTGAACATCCATGGGGCTTCTAGAGATGTCACAGCTGCTGTATTAGAGGTGGAAGCCATGTGCTGCAAAGTCCAAGAGAATTTCGCAAAAGAAGAGGAGACTGACATGGGCCTGAGAACTTCCACCAGTTCCCCAAGGAAGCCTGTCAGCGAGAGCAGTTCTGACTATAGACAAAGACAGCGGAATTTTTCCGGGCTTAAAATTGTCAGG GTTGAGAAAGTGGAGAACAGTGCCCTGAAGCAGGTCTTCGAGCTTAAAAAGAAGCAGTTGGCGGTGTCTACCTCTCAGCGAATGTACCAGCGCCTGCCAGCACAATTCTGTGGTCTGCTCAACAGGGTGGGCTTCCAGAGGGAGTTTGCACCACCTGACG TGCAAAAGTACGGAGACGGGATCTACTTCAGTGACAGTGTGGATGGGGCAGAGAAGCAGTGGAAAGGCTTGGCAGACGAGGTGTACCTGTACTTCGTTGAGGCGCAAGTGCTGACAGGGAAGTCCGCACATGGCTCACCAGGTCTTATTGTGCCACCGGAGATCCCCAGTGGAGACCCGTTCACTCTGTATGACAGTGTGAGAGGAAGTATGGGCACCTGTGTCATCTTCAATGGTCACCAGGCCCTACCTGAATATCTGATCATCTGCCAAAAAAATCATGCCATGAGTTCTGATAAGAATTAA